A section of the Enterobacter sp. C2 genome encodes:
- the ilvA gene encoding threonine ammonia-lyase, biosynthetic, with product MAESQPLSAAPEGAEYLRAVLRAPVYEAVQVTPLQKMEKLSSRLDNVILVKREDRQPVHSFKLRGAYAMMAGLTEEQKARGAITASAGNHAQGVAFSAARLGVKALIVMPVATADIKVDAVRNFGGEVLLYGANFDEAKAKAIELAQQQGFTWVPPFDHPMVIAGQGTLALELLQQDAHIDRVFVPVGGGGLAAGVAVLIKQLMPQIKVIAVEAEDSACLKAALDAGQPVDLPRVGLFAEGVAVKRIGDETFRVCREYLDDIITVDSDAICAAMKDLFEDVRAVAEPSGALALAGMKKYIAQHNIRGERLAHVLSGANVNFHGLRYVSERCELGEQREALLAVTIPEEKGSFLKFCQLLGGRSVTEFNYRFADAHDACIFVGVRLSRGLEERKEILALLSEGGYSVVDLSDDEMAKLHVRYMVGGRPSKPLKERLYSFEFPESPGALLKFLHTLGTHWNISLFHYRSHGTDYGRVLAAFELGEHEPDFETRLSELGYYCHNESDNPAFRFFLAG from the coding sequence GTGGCCGAATCCCAACCCTTGTCCGCCGCCCCTGAGGGGGCGGAGTATCTGCGTGCGGTGCTGCGCGCGCCGGTCTATGAAGCGGTGCAGGTGACGCCGCTGCAAAAGATGGAGAAGCTCTCGTCGCGGCTGGATAACGTGATCCTGGTGAAACGCGAAGATCGCCAGCCGGTACACAGCTTCAAGCTGCGCGGTGCCTACGCCATGATGGCCGGGCTCACTGAAGAGCAGAAGGCGCGGGGCGCGATCACCGCGTCGGCGGGTAACCACGCTCAGGGCGTCGCGTTCTCTGCGGCGCGTCTTGGAGTGAAAGCGCTGATCGTCATGCCGGTAGCCACCGCCGATATTAAAGTCGATGCGGTACGCAACTTTGGCGGCGAAGTGCTGCTCTATGGCGCTAACTTCGATGAGGCAAAAGCGAAGGCTATCGAACTGGCCCAGCAGCAAGGCTTTACCTGGGTGCCGCCGTTCGATCACCCGATGGTTATTGCCGGACAGGGTACGCTGGCGCTGGAGCTGCTCCAGCAGGACGCACACATTGACCGCGTCTTTGTGCCGGTTGGCGGCGGTGGCCTGGCGGCAGGCGTGGCGGTGCTCATCAAACAGCTGATGCCGCAGATTAAAGTGATTGCGGTGGAAGCGGAAGACTCTGCCTGTCTGAAGGCCGCGCTGGACGCCGGGCAGCCGGTGGATCTGCCCCGGGTTGGGCTATTTGCCGAAGGGGTGGCGGTTAAACGCATCGGCGACGAGACCTTCCGCGTCTGCCGGGAGTATCTCGACGATATCATTACCGTCGACAGCGATGCGATCTGCGCCGCCATGAAGGATCTGTTCGAGGATGTGCGGGCGGTAGCGGAACCTTCCGGCGCACTGGCTCTGGCGGGCATGAAGAAGTACATCGCCCAGCACAATATCCGCGGTGAACGACTGGCGCACGTGCTCTCCGGCGCGAACGTCAACTTCCACGGTCTGCGCTACGTTTCCGAACGCTGCGAGCTGGGTGAACAGCGTGAAGCGCTGCTGGCGGTCACCATTCCCGAAGAGAAGGGCAGCTTCCTGAAGTTCTGCCAGCTGCTGGGCGGCCGCTCGGTGACCGAGTTCAACTACCGCTTCGCCGATGCCCACGACGCCTGCATCTTTGTCGGCGTGCGCCTGAGCCGCGGGCTGGAGGAGCGTAAAGAGATCCTTGCTCTGCTCAGCGAGGGGGGCTACAGCGTGGTCGATCTCTCTGACGATGAGATGGCCAAGCTGCACGTGCGCTACATGGTGGGGGGGCGTCCGTCGAAGCCGCTTAAAGAACGTCTCTACAGCTTTGAGTTCCCGGAGTCTCCCGGTGCGCTGCTGAAGTTCCTGCATACGCTGGGCACCCACTGGAACATCTCCCTGTTCCACTACCGCAGCCACGGCACGGACTATGGCCGCGTGCTGGCTGCTTTTGAACTGGGGGAACACGAGCCGGATTTCGAAACCCGGCTAAGCGAGCTGGGTTACTACTGTCATAACGAGAGTGATAACCCGGCGTTCCGCTTCTTCCTTGCTGGTTAA
- the ilvD gene encoding dihydroxy-acid dehydratase — translation MPKYRSATTTHGRNMAGARALWRATGMTDADFGKPIIAVVNSFTQFVPGHVHLRDLGKLVAEQIEASGGVAKEFNTIAVDDGIAMGHGGMLYSLPSRELIADSVEYMVNAHCADAMVCISNCDKITPGMLMASLRLNIPVIFVSGGPMEAGKTKLSDKIIKLDLVDAMIQGADPKVSDEQSEQVERSACPTCGSCSGMFTANSMNCLTEALGLSQPGNGSLLATHADRKQLFLNAGSRIVELTKRYYEQDDESALPRNIASKAAFENAMTLDIAMGGSTNTVLHLLAAAQEAEIDFTMTDIDQLSRKVPQLCKVAPSTPKYHMEDVHRAGGVLGILGELDRAGLLNREVKNILGLTLPQTLEQYDVMLTQDEAVKKMFRAGPAGIRTTQAFSQDCRWDTLDDDRAEGCIRSLEHAYSKDGGLAVLYGNFAENGCIVKTAGVDDSILKFTGPAKVYESQDDAVEAILGGKVVAGDVVVIRYEGPKGGPGMQEMLYPTTFLKSMGLGKACALITDGRFSGGTSGLSIGHVSPEAASGGNIALIEDGDMIAIDIPNRGIQLQVSDQELAARREAQDARGAAAWTPKARERQVSFALRAYASLATSADKGAVRDKSKLGG, via the coding sequence ATGCCTAAGTACCGTTCCGCTACCACCACCCACGGCCGTAACATGGCAGGTGCCCGCGCGCTGTGGCGCGCCACTGGGATGACCGACGCCGATTTCGGCAAGCCGATTATCGCCGTGGTGAACTCATTTACTCAGTTTGTGCCGGGCCACGTGCACCTGCGCGACCTGGGCAAGCTGGTTGCCGAGCAGATTGAAGCCTCCGGCGGCGTGGCAAAAGAGTTCAATACCATTGCGGTCGATGACGGCATCGCGATGGGCCACGGAGGCATGCTCTATTCACTGCCGTCTCGCGAGCTGATCGCCGACTCGGTGGAGTACATGGTCAACGCCCACTGCGCGGACGCCATGGTCTGTATCTCCAACTGCGACAAGATCACCCCGGGGATGTTGATGGCCTCATTGCGTCTGAACATTCCGGTTATTTTTGTCTCCGGCGGCCCGATGGAGGCCGGAAAAACCAAGCTCTCTGACAAGATCATTAAGCTCGACCTGGTCGATGCCATGATCCAGGGCGCAGACCCGAAAGTGTCCGATGAGCAGAGCGAGCAGGTAGAACGTTCCGCCTGCCCGACCTGTGGCTCCTGCTCCGGCATGTTCACGGCTAACTCCATGAACTGTCTGACGGAAGCGCTGGGCCTGTCGCAGCCGGGCAACGGCTCGCTGCTGGCGACCCACGCCGATCGTAAGCAGCTGTTCCTCAATGCCGGGTCACGTATTGTTGAGCTCACCAAACGTTATTACGAGCAGGACGATGAGAGCGCGCTGCCGCGCAACATCGCCAGCAAAGCCGCGTTTGAAAACGCCATGACACTGGATATCGCCATGGGCGGTTCCACCAACACCGTTCTGCACCTGCTGGCGGCGGCCCAGGAAGCGGAAATTGATTTCACCATGACCGACATCGACCAGCTCTCCCGCAAGGTGCCGCAGCTGTGTAAAGTTGCGCCGAGCACACCGAAATACCATATGGAAGATGTGCACCGTGCAGGCGGCGTTCTCGGTATCCTGGGCGAGCTGGATCGCGCCGGATTGTTGAACCGTGAAGTGAAAAACATACTTGGCCTGACGCTGCCGCAGACGCTGGAGCAGTATGACGTGATGCTGACCCAGGACGAGGCGGTGAAAAAGATGTTCCGCGCGGGTCCGGCGGGTATTCGTACTACCCAGGCCTTCTCGCAGGATTGCCGCTGGGACACGCTGGATGACGATCGTGCTGAAGGCTGTATCCGCTCGCTGGAACACGCCTACAGCAAAGACGGTGGGCTGGCGGTGCTGTACGGCAACTTTGCCGAAAACGGCTGCATCGTTAAAACCGCTGGCGTGGACGACAGCATCTTGAAATTTACCGGTCCGGCGAAAGTATACGAGAGCCAGGACGATGCGGTAGAAGCCATTCTCGGCGGTAAAGTGGTGGCGGGCGACGTGGTAGTGATCCGCTACGAAGGACCAAAAGGCGGGCCGGGGATGCAGGAGATGCTCTACCCAACCACCTTCCTGAAATCAATGGGCCTCGGCAAAGCCTGCGCGCTGATCACCGACGGACGTTTCTCTGGCGGCACCTCTGGCCTCTCTATTGGTCACGTCTCCCCGGAAGCCGCCAGCGGCGGCAACATCGCGCTGATTGAAGATGGCGATATGATTGCCATCGATATTCCAAACCGTGGTATTCAGCTGCAGGTAAGCGATCAGGAGCTGGCCGCTCGTCGGGAAGCGCAGGACGCACGCGGTGCGGCAGCCTGGACGCCAAAAGCGCGTGAGCGCCAGGTCTCCTTCGCGCTGCGCGCCTATGCCAGCCTCGCCACCAGCGCAGACAAAGGCGCGGTACGCGATAAATCCAAACTGGGAGGCTAA
- a CDS encoding branched-chain amino acid transaminase translates to MTTKKADYIWFNGEMVPWGEAKVHVMSHALHYGTSVFEGIRCYDSHKGPVVFRHREHMQRLRDSAKIYRFPVSQSVDELMEACRAVIRKNNLTSAYIRPLVFVGDVGMGVNPPEGYGTDVIIAAFPWGAYLGAEALDQGIDAMVSSWNRVAPNTIPTAAKAGGNYLSSLLVGSEARRHGYQEGIALDVNGYISEGAGENLFEVKDGILFTPPFTSSALPGITRDAIIKLAKDLGIEVREQVLSRESLYLADEVFMSGTAAEITPVRSVDGIQVGEGRCGPVTKRIQQAFFGLFTGETEDKYGWLDQVNQ, encoded by the coding sequence ATGACGACGAAGAAAGCTGATTACATTTGGTTCAATGGCGAGATGGTTCCGTGGGGTGAAGCGAAAGTACACGTGATGTCCCATGCGTTGCACTACGGTACGTCTGTATTTGAAGGCATCCGCTGCTACGACTCGCACAAAGGACCAGTGGTGTTCCGCCATCGTGAACACATGCAGCGTCTGCGTGATTCAGCAAAAATCTATCGTTTCCCGGTTTCACAAAGCGTTGATGAACTGATGGAAGCCTGCCGGGCGGTGATCCGCAAAAACAACCTGACCAGCGCCTATATTCGTCCGCTGGTCTTCGTGGGTGACGTGGGCATGGGCGTGAACCCGCCAGAGGGTTACGGTACCGATGTGATCATCGCCGCTTTCCCATGGGGCGCATACCTGGGCGCGGAAGCGCTGGATCAGGGTATCGATGCGATGGTCTCCTCCTGGAACCGCGTTGCGCCAAACACTATCCCGACCGCAGCGAAAGCGGGCGGTAACTACCTCTCCTCCCTGCTGGTGGGCAGCGAAGCGCGCCGCCACGGCTATCAGGAAGGGATTGCGCTGGACGTTAACGGCTACATCTCTGAAGGCGCTGGCGAGAACCTGTTTGAAGTGAAAGATGGCATTCTGTTCACCCCGCCATTCACCTCTTCCGCGCTGCCGGGCATCACCCGCGACGCAATCATCAAGCTGGCGAAGGATCTGGGTATCGAAGTGCGTGAGCAGGTGCTCTCCCGCGAATCCCTCTATCTGGCCGATGAAGTGTTCATGTCAGGTACCGCAGCCGAGATCACCCCGGTGCGCAGCGTAGACGGTATCCAGGTGGGCGAAGGCCGCTGTGGCCCGGTAACCAAGCGCATCCAGCAAGCGTTCTTCGGCCTGTTCACCGGCGAAACAGAAGATAAGTACGGCTGGTTGGATCAGGTTAACCAATAA
- the ilvM gene encoding acetolactate synthase 2 small subunit — MMQHQVAVQARFNPETLERVLRVVRHRGFQICAMNMETATDAQSINIELTVASPRSVELLFSQLSKLVDVARVEIQQRSTPTQQIRA; from the coding sequence ATGATGCAACATCAGGTCGCCGTTCAGGCCCGCTTCAATCCGGAAACGTTAGAGCGTGTTTTACGCGTGGTTCGCCACCGTGGCTTTCAGATTTGCGCCATGAATATGGAGACAGCCACCGATGCGCAGAGCATAAATATTGAATTGACCGTTGCCAGCCCGCGCTCTGTCGAATTACTGTTTAGCCAGTTGAGCAAACTGGTCGACGTGGCACGCGTCGAGATCCAACAACGTTCAACCCCAACACAACAAATCCGCGCCTGA
- the ilvG gene encoding acetolactate synthase 2 catalytic subunit: protein MNGAQWVVHALRAQEVETVFGYPGGAIMPVYDALYDGGVEHLLCRHEQGAAMAAIGYARSTGKTGVCIATSGPGATNLITGLADALLDSVPVVAITGQVASPFMGTDAFQEVDVLGLSLACTKHSFLVQSLEELPRVMAEAFQVANSGRPGPVLVDIPKDIQVAVGELEPHFSTVADDDAFPHADVAEARKMLARAQKPMLYVGGGVGMAQAVPALREFIAATQIPATCTLKGLGAVEADYPYYLGMLGMHGTKAANLAVQECDLLIAVGARFDDRVTGKLNTFAPHASVIHMDIDPAEMNKLRQAHVALQGDLNALLPALQQPLAVDAWRLHAAEMRHEYAWRYDHPGDAIYAPLLLKQLSDRKPQDSVVTTDVGQHQMWSAQHMTYSRPENFITSSGLGTMGFGLPAAVGAQVARPDDTVICISGDGSFMMNVQELGTVKRKQLPLKIVLLDNQRLGMVRQWQQLFFQERYSETTLTDNPDFLMLARAFGIPGQHITRKDQVEAALDAMLASEGPYLLHVSIDELENVWPLVPPGASNAQMLEKLS from the coding sequence ATGAATGGGGCACAATGGGTAGTACATGCATTGCGAGCGCAGGAGGTCGAAACGGTCTTCGGTTACCCAGGCGGCGCAATTATGCCGGTTTACGATGCACTGTATGACGGTGGCGTGGAACATCTGCTGTGTCGCCACGAGCAGGGAGCGGCCATGGCGGCTATCGGCTATGCCCGCTCTACCGGCAAAACCGGCGTCTGCATCGCTACGTCAGGTCCCGGTGCCACCAACCTGATCACCGGCCTCGCCGATGCCCTGCTCGATTCCGTTCCCGTTGTGGCTATCACCGGCCAGGTTGCCTCGCCGTTTATGGGTACCGACGCATTTCAGGAAGTGGACGTCCTCGGTTTGTCGCTGGCCTGCACCAAGCATAGCTTTTTGGTGCAGTCGCTGGAGGAGCTGCCGCGCGTGATGGCGGAAGCGTTCCAGGTGGCAAACTCAGGCCGTCCAGGTCCAGTGCTGGTTGATATCCCGAAAGATATCCAGGTTGCCGTAGGTGAACTGGAACCACATTTCTCCACTGTTGCAGATGATGATGCCTTCCCGCACGCCGACGTTGCGGAAGCCCGCAAGATGTTAGCCCGGGCGCAGAAGCCGATGCTATACGTGGGCGGTGGCGTGGGCATGGCGCAGGCCGTTCCGGCGCTGAGAGAGTTTATCGCCGCGACGCAGATCCCTGCCACCTGTACGCTGAAAGGGCTGGGGGCGGTTGAGGCTGATTACCCATACTACCTGGGCATGCTGGGGATGCACGGCACCAAAGCTGCCAACCTGGCGGTACAGGAGTGCGATCTGCTTATCGCCGTAGGCGCACGCTTCGACGACCGGGTGACCGGCAAGCTGAACACCTTTGCACCGCACGCCAGTGTGATCCATATGGATATCGACCCGGCAGAGATGAACAAACTGCGTCAGGCACACGTGGCGCTGCAGGGCGATCTTAATGCGCTGCTGCCCGCGCTGCAGCAGCCGTTAGCGGTTGATGCATGGCGTCTGCACGCGGCAGAGATGCGCCATGAATATGCGTGGCGTTACGATCACCCGGGCGACGCAATCTATGCACCGCTGCTGTTAAAACAGCTCTCCGATCGCAAGCCACAGGATAGCGTTGTCACCACTGACGTGGGCCAGCATCAGATGTGGTCCGCACAGCACATGACCTACAGCCGTCCGGAAAACTTTATTACTTCCAGCGGCTTAGGCACGATGGGCTTTGGCCTGCCGGCCGCCGTTGGCGCGCAGGTGGCGCGTCCGGACGATACCGTAATCTGTATCTCCGGTGACGGCTCCTTCATGATGAACGTGCAGGAGCTGGGCACCGTGAAGCGAAAGCAGCTGCCGCTGAAGATTGTCCTGCTGGATAACCAACGCTTAGGCATGGTTCGCCAGTGGCAGCAGCTCTTCTTCCAGGAGCGCTATAGCGAAACCACCCTGACCGATAACCCCGATTTCCTGATGCTGGCTCGTGCCTTCGGCATTCCCGGCCAGCACATTACCCGTAAAGACCAGGTTGAAGCGGCACTTGACGCCATGCTCGCAAGCGAGGGGCCTTACCTGCTTCATGTCTCAATCGATGAGCTTGAGAACGTCTGGCCCCTGGTGCCACCCGGTGCAAGCAACGCACAAATGCTGGAGAAATTATCATGA
- the ilvX gene encoding peptide IlvX, which produces MRCSTKFCFSRFTTGN; this is translated from the coding sequence ATGCGTTGTAGCACAAAATTCTGTTTCTCACGATTTACGACGGGGAACTGA
- the ilvL gene encoding ilv operon leader peptide → MTALLRVISLVVISVVVIIIPPCGAALGRGKA, encoded by the coding sequence ATGACAGCCCTTCTACGAGTGATTAGCCTGGTCGTGATTAGCGTGGTGGTGATTATTATCCCACCGTGCGGGGCTGCACTTGGACGAGGAAAGGCTTAA
- a CDS encoding YifB family Mg chelatase-like AAA ATPase has product MSLSVIYTRAALGVTAPLITVEVHISAGLPGLTIVGLPETTVKEARDRVRSAIINSGYTFPAKKITINLAPADLPKEGGRYDLPIAIALLAASEQLSSSHLSQYEFVGELALTGALRGVPGAIPSAQEATRAGRQIIVASDNEAEVGLIESSHCLIAGHMQEVCAFLEGKHQLREAVPDIDAIPAAENDLSDVMGQEQGKRALEITAAGGHNLLLIGPPGTGKTMLASRLNSLLPPLDNREALESAAILSLINTAMLKKQWRRRPFRSPHHSASLTAMVGGGSIPGPGEISLAHNGILFLDELPEFERRVLDALREPIESGQIHISRTRAKVTYPARFQLIAAMNPSPTGHYQGNHNRATPEQTLRYLSKLSGPFLDRFDLSLEIPLPPPGLLRQTDNRSEPGEAVRARVLAAQAIQYQRQQTLNARLESAAIRDYCQLVPEDADWLEETLTQLGLSIRAWQRLLKVARTIADLEESETIRREHLQEALGYRAIDRLLIHLQKMMG; this is encoded by the coding sequence ATGTCACTGTCGGTTATCTATACCCGTGCGGCGTTGGGCGTCACCGCGCCGCTTATTACGGTTGAGGTGCATATCAGCGCCGGACTTCCCGGCCTTACCATCGTTGGGCTGCCGGAAACCACGGTCAAGGAGGCCCGCGATCGCGTGCGCAGCGCCATCATCAACAGCGGCTATACGTTCCCGGCAAAGAAGATCACTATTAACCTTGCCCCCGCCGATCTCCCCAAAGAGGGGGGACGCTATGACTTACCTATCGCTATTGCGCTTCTGGCGGCCTCTGAGCAGCTCAGTTCATCTCACTTAAGTCAGTATGAGTTTGTTGGCGAACTCGCGCTTACAGGCGCGCTCCGTGGCGTTCCCGGGGCGATCCCCAGCGCTCAGGAGGCCACGCGAGCCGGCAGACAAATTATCGTTGCCAGCGATAACGAAGCTGAAGTGGGACTCATCGAATCCTCTCACTGCCTGATCGCGGGACATATGCAGGAGGTGTGTGCCTTTCTCGAAGGGAAACATCAGCTTCGGGAGGCCGTACCTGACATCGACGCCATTCCTGCAGCTGAAAACGATCTCAGCGACGTGATGGGTCAGGAGCAGGGTAAACGGGCGCTGGAGATCACGGCAGCAGGCGGGCATAACCTGTTACTGATTGGCCCACCCGGTACGGGTAAGACCATGCTGGCCAGCCGACTGAATAGCCTCTTGCCGCCTTTAGATAACCGTGAGGCGCTGGAGAGCGCGGCGATCCTCAGCCTGATCAATACCGCCATGCTAAAAAAACAGTGGCGGCGCAGGCCCTTTCGCTCACCGCATCACAGTGCATCCCTGACCGCTATGGTAGGCGGGGGGTCAATTCCCGGGCCCGGCGAAATTTCGTTGGCGCATAACGGCATCCTGTTTCTGGATGAGCTGCCAGAGTTTGAACGGCGCGTGCTTGATGCTCTGCGCGAACCCATTGAGTCCGGACAGATCCATATTTCCCGAACCCGCGCCAAGGTGACCTACCCCGCCCGCTTCCAACTGATAGCCGCAATGAACCCCAGCCCTACTGGCCACTATCAGGGGAACCATAATCGTGCAACGCCAGAGCAGACGCTGCGCTACCTGAGCAAGCTCTCCGGACCGTTTCTTGATCGCTTCGATCTCTCTCTGGAGATCCCCCTCCCCCCGCCGGGTCTACTGCGCCAGACGGATAACCGTAGCGAACCTGGCGAGGCGGTACGCGCCCGTGTACTTGCTGCGCAGGCGATCCAGTACCAACGGCAGCAGACGCTCAACGCCCGGCTTGAAAGCGCCGCTATACGCGATTACTGTCAGCTGGTGCCTGAGGATGCCGACTGGCTTGAAGAGACGCTTACGCAGCTTGGGCTATCGATACGCGCCTGGCAGCGCCTGCTTAAGGTGGCACGTACCATTGCCGATCTGGAAGAGAGTGAGACGATACGCAGAGAGCATCTCCAGGAGGCGCTGGGCTATCGCGCTATTGACCGTCTGCTCATTCACCTGCAGAAGATGATGGGATAA
- a CDS encoding DUF413 domain-containing protein, which translates to MAESFTTTNRFFDNKYYPRGFSRHGDFTIKEAQLLERHGYAFNELDLGKREPMTEEEELFVAVCRGQREPVTEAERVWSKYMTRIKRPKRFHTLSGGKPQMEGAEDYTESDD; encoded by the coding sequence ATGGCGGAAAGCTTTACGACGACTAATCGTTTTTTCGACAACAAATACTACCCGCGCGGGTTCTCTCGTCATGGTGATTTCACCATCAAAGAGGCGCAGCTGCTGGAGCGGCACGGTTATGCTTTCAATGAACTCGATCTCGGTAAACGTGAGCCGATGACCGAAGAGGAAGAGCTGTTTGTCGCCGTCTGCCGTGGTCAACGCGAGCCCGTCACCGAAGCGGAACGCGTCTGGAGTAAGTATATGACGCGCATTAAACGTCCGAAGCGCTTCCATACCCTTTCCGGCGGTAAGCCGCAGATGGAAGGTGCGGAAGATTACACCGAATCCGACGATTAA
- the hdfR gene encoding HTH-type transcriptional regulator HdfR, whose protein sequence is MDTELLKTFLEVSRTRHFGRAAEALYLTQSAVSFRIRQLENQLGVNLFTRHRNNIRLTVAGEKLLPYAETLMNTWQAARKEVAHSSQHNEFSIGASASLWECMLNGWLGRLYQSHKSLQFEARIAQRQSLVKQLHERQLDLLITTEAPKMDEFSSQLLGHFALALYCTVPSRLKSTLNYLRLEWGPDFQQHESGLIASDEIPLLTTSSAEIARQQLGALDGCTWLPVSWAKDKADLHMVADTLTLSRPLYAIWLQNSDKQSQIKDLLKTSVME, encoded by the coding sequence GTGGATACGGAATTGCTAAAAACTTTCCTGGAAGTAAGCAGGACTCGTCACTTTGGACGCGCTGCAGAAGCGCTCTATCTGACACAATCAGCGGTCAGTTTTCGTATTCGCCAGCTTGAGAACCAGCTTGGGGTAAACCTGTTCACCCGCCACCGGAATAATATTCGTCTTACGGTAGCGGGTGAGAAACTTCTGCCTTACGCAGAAACGTTAATGAATACATGGCAAGCAGCACGCAAGGAGGTAGCGCACAGTTCACAGCACAATGAGTTCTCTATTGGTGCCAGCGCATCGCTATGGGAGTGTATGCTGAACGGCTGGCTGGGTCGGCTCTATCAGTCACATAAAAGCTTACAATTTGAGGCTCGTATCGCACAGCGGCAATCGCTGGTAAAACAGTTGCATGAGCGGCAGCTGGATCTGCTGATTACCACTGAGGCCCCTAAAATGGATGAGTTCAGTAGCCAACTGCTGGGGCACTTTGCCCTTGCGCTTTACTGTACCGTACCGTCGCGCCTGAAATCGACTCTGAACTACCTGCGGCTCGAATGGGGCCCTGATTTTCAACAGCATGAGTCTGGCCTGATTGCCAGCGATGAGATCCCGCTCCTGACAACCAGCTCTGCCGAAATCGCACGCCAGCAGTTAGGAGCGCTTGATGGCTGCACGTGGCTACCGGTCTCCTGGGCTAAGGATAAGGCCGATCTGCATATGGTGGCTGATACGCTGACGCTCTCACGCCCGCTTTACGCTATCTGGCTGCAAAACAGCGACAAACAGAGCCAGATTAAAGATCTTTTAAAAACCAGTGTGATGGAATGA